One Penaeus monodon isolate SGIC_2016 chromosome 42, NSTDA_Pmon_1, whole genome shotgun sequence genomic window, tagatagatagatatacatatatatacatatatgtgtgtgtatatatagatatattatattataatagagagagagagagagagagagagagagagagagagagagagagagagagagagatagagagagagagagagagagagatgtatagaatatatatgtatataaacattatatatatatatatatgtatacatatatatgtatatgtatatatgtatatatatatacatatatacatatatatacatatatatgtggggccgcggtggccgaatggttagagcgtcggactcaagactgtcacgacggcaatctgagttcgagggttcgagtcaccgaccgccgcgttgtttcccttaggcaaggaacttcacctcgattgcctacctagccactgggggaccaagtcagcccaagtcagtgccgggtaaatagagatggtgactcgataaaaacaccgggcggaaaggcaatggcaaaccaagttctaaattgccaagaaaaatcatggaagcacatgatcgtcaaggctgcggtggtcgaatggttagagcgtcggactcaagactgtcacgacggcaatctgagttcgagggttcgagtcaccgaccgccgcgttgtttcccttgggcaaggaacttcacctcgattgcctgcctagccactgggtggccaagccagcccaagtcaagtgctggtcccaagcccggataaatagagagaatgattacctaaaaaggtaacaccggcactctccgtggaaaggaactggggaccctaccacgtactcactccaagagcatcacaacgtgaaaactgcaattgagtatcatgctgtgaccacggcggctcagacatgaacctaccgttaaatgatgatgatgatacatatatatatacatatatatatatatatatatatatatagtaatatatatatatataatatatataatatatatttttatatatgtacatatatatatatatatatatatatatatatatatatatatatatatatatatgtatatatatgtatatatatgtatatatatatatatatatatatatatatatatatatataaaatatatatatatatatatatatatatatatatatatatatatatatatatacatacatatatatatatattttatatatatatatatatatatatatatataaatatatatatatatatatatgaaccgtattcatattgacaaatgtagacaaggtatgaatgagaatgaatatcttcacaatacaagtatTTGACCGGATTtgattacgtcttcgtcagaaatacatacatcagagaaattacatagaaaatatatatcaggcgtgagctgacaaaatacctgactgtgacctcctattcgttgctcgtaggattgttgctgtgaccttggataatctgaacctgcccgatgccgtgttgacattactctccgtcgcgatgtatgctgcttccataattttcctttttagtttgttcagtccttcatggactatttctgcgtccttccagtttggtagatgtccagcttcatctacatgtaccaccatggcactggaagttctgtggtgacggatgtcagctcgatgttcgctgatccgggtgctgaaaccacggcctgtttccccacagtatgctgtatcgcaacaatatattgtattgtgaagatattcattctcattcataccttgtctatatatatatataatataatatatatatataatatatatatatatatatatatatatatatatatacatgtatatatatatgcataatatatatatatatatatatatagatatattgtataaatataaatatatatatatatatatataatatattatatatattatataaatattatatatatataatatcattatgtatatatatatagatattttgttattatgataatagataataaatgtatatgtatatatacattatatgtatataatatatatatataataatatctatatatatatatatatatataatatatatactatatatatatatatatatatatatatatatatatatatataattatatacatattcacatttatgtatacagtacacacaaacacacacacacacacacacacatatacacacacacacacacacacacatacacacacacacacacacacaccacacacacacacacacacacacacacacacacacacacatatatatatatatatatatatatatatatatatatatatatatataatatatatatatgtatatatatatatatatatatatatatatatatatatatatatacacacacacacgaatgtgaatatatatatatatatatatatatatatatatatatatatatatatatatatatatatacacacacacacacgcacgcgcgcgtgggcgttcgcacatgtatatatatatatatatatatatatatatatatatatatatatatatatatatatatatgttataaataaataaatatatatatatatatatatatatatatatatatatatatatatatatatatatatatatatatatatatctgtgtgtgtatgtgtgtatatatatatatagatagatagatagatagatagatagatagatagatgtataaatgtatatgtacatcatacatatacattatatatatatatacatacatacattatatttatatatatatatatatatatatatatatatatatatatatatatatatatatatatatatatatatatatatatatatattcacattcatgtatacagtacacataaacacacacacacacacacacacacacacacatacacacacacacacacacacatacacacacacacatacacacacagacacacacaaacatgtgtatatatataaatatatatatatatatatatagatatatatatatatatttatatatatatatatatatatatatatatatatatatatatatattatttatatatatatatatatatatatatatatatatatatatatatatattaatatatatatagatatatataatacatatatatatatatatatatatatatatatatatatatatatatatatatatatatatatatatatatatatattatatatatagtatgttaaatatatatatatatatatatataatatatatatatatatatatattatatatatatataatatatctgtgtgtgtatgtgtgtatatatatatatagatagatagatagatagatagatagatagatagatgtataaatgtatatgtacattatacatatacattatatatatatacatacatacatatatatatatatatatatatatatatatagatatatatatatatatatatatatatagatatatatatatatattttatatatatattcacattcatgtatacagtacacataaacacacacacacacacacacacacatacacacacacacacacacacagacacacacaaacatgtatatatatatagattatatatatatatatatatatatatatatataatatatatatatatatatatattatttattataatattatgtatatatataaatatatatatttatatatatacatatataaatatatatatatatatatatataattatatatatatatatatatatatattatatatatatatatatatatatatgtgtgtgtgtgtgtgtgtgtgtgtgtgtgtgtgtgtgtgtgtgtgtggtgtgtataaatatatatatttacataaatgtatgttatatatatatatatatatatatatatatatatatatatatatatatatatatatatatatataatatatataattttatacatatgtgtgtgtgtggtgtgtgtgtgtgtgtgtgtgtctgtgtgtatattatataatataatattatatatatatatataataatatataatatataatataatatatatatatagtaatatatatatagatatgtatgatatatgatatatatatatatatatatattatatatatatatattatatatatatatatatatatttattatatatataatattttatattttaaaaaatttttaattatatatatataaatatatatataatatataaaaaaaatataaatatatataaaaaaattataaaattatataaaatatatatataaaattttaatatatatatttttttttatatataccccattattattatatataattttatataaaatatatatattatatataattttatatatatatatatgtgtgttgttgtgtgtgtgtttttggggtgtgttgtggtgtgtgtggtgtatgtggggtgtgtatgtatttattatatattttaaaattatatatatttatttatatttataatatatatatatatattttatatatacattaatacatatatatatatagatatatttatatatttatattttaattattattttttatattgtgtttgttttggtgtgtgttttgtggtggtgtgtgtgttttttattatttaatattcaaatatatattattaattttttctatataatatatataaactatatttttttaatatattattttatttattttttttttttttttttattattatgtatttttttaaaatatatatatattttttattatataaaattatatatatatatatatagataatatatatattttattttttatttaaattttttttttttatttttgttgtttatatttatttttatattattatatatattatatatattaaaatatatatatatattaaaatataaaataaaattaaaacaaaatcgagcccttttccctccccaggcCCGCGCCGGATGAAACCAGGGCACCCAAAACGCCCAATTTGGAGGGATGCCCGCCCAAGACGGGTTTGGCAAGGGACTGCCGGGGAGCTCCTACCGGGGAATCCCGGAGGAGCtccctgccgaggacatgccggagggcTTGCTGCCGGGGACATCCCGGGAAAGGAAAGCTTCCTGCCGAGGCAGGCCGGAGGAGCTGCCGGCCGAGGACTGCCGGGGGGAGCTGTCTGCCGAGAACGCCGGAGGAGCtccctgccgaggacatgccggggAACGCCTGCCGAGGACTGCCGAGGAccctgcctgccgaggacatcccGGGGAAGGAGCTCCCTTTCCCCGAGGAAAATgccgggggagctgcctgccggggACTTTCCCGGAGGACTCCCTGCCGAGGACATTCCGGAGGAGTTTTCCCTGCcgggacaccccggaggagctccCTCCCGAGGAAAacccccggaggggggggggcctcccGGGGACAACCCCTTAAAGGACTTCTGCCCGGGAAAACCTCGGAGGGCCGCCTGCCAGGCACCCCGGAGGACTGCCTGCCGGGGAAACACCCCGGAGGAGCTCcctgccgaggacaccctggGGGAAAGCTGCCTCCCGAGGCCCCCCGGGGGACTGCCTCCCCGAGGACccccgggggagctgcctgccggggACACCCCGGGGGGAGCTCCCTTTCCGAGGACACCCGGGAGTTTGCCTCCAAAGGACACCCCGGAGGACCCTTCCTCCCCGAGGATATGCCGGAAAGCTCCTGGGGTAGGGGGACTGGGGGAGGAGCAAACGGGGGCACCAAGTCCGCCCGAAGGCGGGCCGTGATCGCCGGGAAAAGTGCGGGTCCCCTAAAGGGGAAAGGGTCCTGGAGCTAATTCAAAAGAGGAAACCGACAGCAAAAAAACCCGGGCTAGAAAATCAAACCCTTTGGTGCCCTGGGTGTAGAATAAAATCCACTGGgggatgattattttaaaaaaagagggggcgaGATGCAAGTTCATCTTGGGCGCTGCTATCCTTCTCATGATGGTCACTGGgggctcgcggggcggcagtactTGCCCGTTTTTGGGTTCGGCCTACTAAACATACACGGGGCCTTCCGCGATGTTTTTTCGGTCAAAGTGGGGGGTCCCGGGTCATCCGTGAGGGGGCCGTCTCCCCGTGGGGGGGAACGGGGATTTGGGCCCGAAAAATTGtcgggtaaaaaaaaggaaagcacctttaaaaattcttatttttttcccgtgcCCTTCTGACTTTGGGGCCCCCTTCCGCCATGTGCCCTCACCGGCCCCTTTGGATCCCCCTCGCACCCCCAAAGCTCCTGATTGtacaattttgcttttttatgtgtatgtatatgtaaaatagtcCCTTTTAAAAgtaacctttatttattttttccgggggttttccctttcccgttgacctgaccgttctgattcttatatctttttataaccCTTTCCCCTGACATTGGCGCCCTTTCCCGGGATAAACGGTCTGGAAAAGGGCACCATGGGGGACACTTTGAAGGAAGGTGATCTGTTTGGGGCCCTtaaagggaaagggcccttttttatcatttcccatacaggagcaggagaggaccCGACGCGGCACCCTGGCCCGGGTACTACCGGAAAGGGGGAGATCCCCGAGGCAGCCGCAGGAACCGCGAAGGGGACAGGCGTCGAACCCCCAGAGCAAGGGGCCTAGGGAGGAACGGGGGTCCCCGTTTTTGGCCctttgctctggccctccttacacgggggagcacgtcgtccggaaACCCCAAGCCCCGGGGAGTAGAACGCGGGCCAAAGGGGAGCGACTG contains:
- the LOC119599174 gene encoding cuticle collagen 34-like — encoded protein: MGACSDPCLRPAPDETRAPKTPNLEGCPPKTGLARDCRGAPTGESRRSSLPRTCRRACCRGHPGKGKLPAEAGRRSCRPRTAGGSCLPRTPEELPAEDMPGNACRGLPRTLPAEDIPGKELPFPEENAGGAACRGLSRRTPCRGHSGGVFPAGTPRRSSLPRKTPGGGGASRGQPLKGLLPGKTSEGRLPGTPEDCLPGKHPGGAPCRGHPGGKLPPEAPRGTASPRTPGGAACRGHPGGSSLSEDTREFASKGHPGGPFLPEDMPESSWGRGTGGGANGGTKSARRRAVIAGKSAGPLKGKGSWS